In Spirosoma aureum, a single genomic region encodes these proteins:
- a CDS encoding K(+)-transporting ATPase subunit C, translating into MKNHIGPAIRLTFVLLVILSVLYPLVIAGVSRFAPGGGKGETVTVNGKVVGYALVGQKFTEDRYFNGRPSAVDYNAAGSAGSNKGPSNPDYLKAVQVRIDTFLVHNPGIRKEDIPAELVTASGSGLDPDLSPVAAKIQVARIAKTRGISADRLNQLVDEHTKGPLIGLFGPSTVNVLKLNVALDGLK; encoded by the coding sequence ATGAAAAATCATATTGGACCAGCCATTCGACTTACGTTCGTTCTGCTGGTCATCCTCTCCGTTCTTTATCCACTCGTGATCGCTGGCGTCAGTCGGTTTGCACCAGGGGGTGGTAAAGGTGAAACCGTCACTGTAAATGGTAAGGTAGTTGGCTACGCACTGGTAGGCCAGAAATTTACTGAAGACCGCTATTTTAACGGGCGTCCTTCTGCGGTTGACTACAATGCAGCGGGCTCGGCCGGATCGAATAAAGGCCCCTCGAACCCTGATTATCTGAAAGCTGTTCAGGTACGTATCGATACATTTCTGGTTCATAATCCCGGAATTCGTAAAGAAGACATTCCTGCCGAGTTGGTAACCGCATCAGGCTCAGGTCTGGACCCCGATCTGTCGCCCGTAGCGGCTAAGATTCAGGTGGCACGGATTGCGAAAACTCGTGGCATCAGTGCCGATCGGCTGAATCAACTGGTCGACGAACACACTAAAGGCCCGTTAATAGGCCTGTTTGGTCCTTCTACGGTAAACGTCCTGAAGCTGAACGTTGCCCTGGATGGTCTAAAATGA